In a genomic window of Sulfuriferula nivalis:
- a CDS encoding cysteine hydrolase family protein, translating to MNLPYPLNRTALIIIDMQRDFCAAGGYAEMAGLDISNLRKPIPQIQQLLNTARALGMLVIHTREGHHSDMLDCMPSKKARSARAAAAIGSDGPMGKLLIRGEYGHDFIDELTPIAGEVIIDKPGYSAFHQTDLEIILRSQQITQLIITGVTTEICVQSTLRAAVENGWDCITISDACGSAYPELHQASLSMIEVEGGIFGKVLNTDAMLQLIADTTTEDQTSHAS from the coding sequence ATGAATTTGCCATATCCATTAAACCGTACAGCCCTGATTATTATTGATATGCAGCGCGATTTTTGTGCAGCTGGCGGTTACGCAGAGATGGCAGGCCTCGACATATCTAATCTGCGCAAGCCTATCCCGCAGATTCAACAACTGCTCAATACTGCACGTGCACTAGGCATGCTGGTCATCCACACACGCGAAGGTCATCACAGTGACATGCTGGATTGTATGCCAAGTAAAAAGGCACGTAGCGCTCGTGCCGCAGCAGCCATAGGTTCTGATGGACCTATGGGTAAACTGCTTATACGTGGTGAATATGGCCATGATTTCATAGATGAGCTGACGCCGATTGCAGGTGAAGTCATTATCGACAAACCCGGCTATAGCGCATTTCATCAAACCGATCTCGAAATTATCCTGCGCAGCCAGCAGATAACCCAGCTCATTATCACTGGTGTAACGACTGAGATTTGTGTGCAATCTACGCTGAGAGCAGCTGTAGAAAATGGATGGGATTGCATCACCATCAGCGATGCCTGTGGCTCAGCATATCCGGAATTACATCAAGCCAGCCTGTCCATGATAGAGGTTGAAGGTGGCATATTTGGCAAAGTACTCAATACCGATGCAATGTTACAACTGATAGCAGACACAACTACAGAGGATCAGACCAGTCATGCAAGTTAA
- a CDS encoding creatininase: protein MNTVNMNKMSWVAYCAQIKTTNPPVFLPVGALEQHGPHLPLGTDALLSAAVAASTAELINGIVAPALSYGYKSQPKCGGGQHFCGTTSVDAQTLIGLVRDTVREFARHGVEKLVIVNGHFENQWFITEGIDLAMRDIQPGAKLRVMRLEYWDFLTETTLHSVFPNGFPGYALEHAAIIETSLMLHYHPDLVRLDLIPDDGPADFPPYDIYPANPDWVPPSGVLSSALGADAEKGEIMAKELAARIAQAVVAEFNQT from the coding sequence ATGAATACCGTCAACATGAACAAAATGAGTTGGGTTGCTTATTGTGCCCAGATCAAAACCACCAACCCACCCGTGTTCTTACCCGTTGGGGCGCTCGAACAACATGGTCCGCACCTGCCATTGGGAACGGATGCCCTATTGTCTGCTGCTGTAGCAGCCAGCACAGCAGAATTAATCAACGGCATCGTTGCACCAGCACTGTCATATGGTTACAAATCTCAACCAAAATGCGGCGGCGGGCAACATTTCTGCGGCACTACTTCAGTTGATGCACAAACACTGATTGGCCTGGTTCGCGACACGGTACGTGAATTTGCACGTCATGGAGTAGAAAAACTGGTGATCGTCAATGGTCATTTTGAAAATCAGTGGTTTATCACCGAAGGCATCGATCTGGCCATGCGTGATATCCAGCCAGGTGCCAAGTTGCGCGTGATGCGCCTGGAATACTGGGATTTCCTGACTGAAACCACATTACATAGCGTATTCCCAAATGGTTTCCCAGGCTATGCACTGGAACATGCAGCCATAATCGAAACCTCACTGATGCTGCATTACCATCCTGATTTGGTACGGCTTGATTTAATCCCTGACGATGGTCCCGCTGATTTTCCACCCTACGACATTTATCCCGCCAACCCTGACTGGGTTCCTCCATCAGGCGTACTTTCTTCTGCGCTAGGTGCCGATGCGGAAAAAGGTGAAATCATGGCGAAAGAGCTAGCCGCTCGTATTGCGCAAGCCGTAGTCGCAGAATTTAATCAGACTTAA
- a CDS encoding DMT family transporter: MSNLTRTSPQAWLPLTVLTLSAGMWGIIWWPLKQFGAAGLSGPLISFVSYGLVGLVGLPFLLRERRIWQGQTRLLLLLGLFGGWANASIVQALLTGDVVRVMLLFYLAPVWSVIGGRVFLHETVTRRRMLAVFISVLGAFLVIGGTAAFATPLSVADVLALSAGLAFASNNLVTRAAHTIPMVSKTIAVFVGCGIVSGLLVLQQHAIQPDWSPNLIIALLAFGFGWLALATFTTQYGVTHIETGRAGIILIVELLAAVISAMVIGGEKIMPREMIGGILIACAAVIEATDTSAESQ, from the coding sequence ATGAGCAACCTGACACGCACTTCTCCACAAGCATGGTTGCCACTCACTGTCCTGACACTTTCAGCTGGCATGTGGGGCATCATCTGGTGGCCACTTAAACAGTTTGGTGCAGCTGGATTATCAGGTCCGTTAATTTCATTTGTCAGTTACGGTCTGGTCGGCTTGGTAGGCTTGCCTTTTCTGTTGCGTGAACGCCGTATCTGGCAAGGGCAAACCAGATTATTGTTGCTGCTTGGATTGTTTGGCGGCTGGGCTAATGCATCCATCGTCCAGGCGTTACTCACAGGTGACGTAGTACGCGTCATGCTGCTGTTTTATCTGGCACCAGTTTGGTCAGTCATCGGCGGGCGCGTGTTTCTGCATGAAACCGTTACCAGACGTCGCATGTTAGCGGTATTTATATCCGTTCTGGGAGCATTTTTAGTAATCGGTGGCACGGCGGCGTTTGCTACGCCATTATCGGTTGCCGATGTGCTGGCATTATCCGCTGGTCTGGCATTCGCTTCAAACAATCTGGTGACCCGTGCTGCGCATACCATCCCCATGGTATCAAAAACCATAGCCGTATTCGTTGGATGTGGCATAGTTTCCGGGTTACTGGTGTTACAGCAACATGCGATCCAGCCAGACTGGTCACCCAATCTAATCATTGCACTACTCGCTTTTGGCTTTGGCTGGCTGGCACTGGCGACTTTCACCACTCAATACGGCGTAACCCATATTGAAACGGGACGCGCCGGCATTATCCTCATCGTTGAATTACTAGCCGCTGTTATTTCAGCTATGGTCATCGGCGGTGAAAAAATTATGCCCCGCGAAATGATAGGCGGCATACTTATTGCTTGCGCTGCTGTCATTGAGGCAACAGATACTTCTGCTGAATCACAATAG
- a CDS encoding SDR family NAD(P)-dependent oxidoreductase: MNITLHNKTAIVTGAATGIGRAIAIMLADAGATVIVNHLNRAREAEQVVQIITSKGGHAHAVEADVTNAHQVRQMVASCGQIDILVNNAGVIAEKPFLEITEADWDHVINSDLKSVFLCSQAVLSEMAKRDNGIIVNISSDLAYLGREDYSSYCAAKAGVIGLTRSLAREFAPHIRINAVAPGPVNTAMMTTEYMSEECIEKEKDIPYQRFAEPDEIATTVLFLVSDYARFYCGQVLGPNGGSVMP; the protein is encoded by the coding sequence ATGAATATAACATTACACAATAAAACAGCAATTGTTACTGGCGCTGCCACCGGGATAGGTCGTGCTATCGCCATCATGCTTGCCGATGCAGGTGCAACGGTTATCGTAAATCACCTTAATCGTGCCCGTGAGGCTGAACAAGTAGTACAAATCATCACATCCAAAGGTGGTCATGCCCATGCAGTTGAGGCCGATGTCACCAACGCTCACCAGGTACGGCAAATGGTAGCAAGCTGCGGTCAAATAGACATACTGGTAAATAATGCTGGCGTCATTGCAGAAAAACCATTTCTGGAGATTACCGAAGCAGATTGGGATCACGTCATAAACAGCGACCTTAAATCAGTATTTCTATGCAGCCAGGCTGTTCTCAGCGAGATGGCGAAACGGGACAACGGCATTATCGTCAATATCAGTTCCGATCTGGCTTATCTTGGACGTGAAGATTATTCATCTTATTGTGCAGCAAAAGCAGGTGTAATCGGCCTGACCCGCTCTCTGGCACGAGAGTTTGCACCCCATATCCGCATCAATGCCGTTGCGCCTGGCCCAGTCAACACGGCCATGATGACAACAGAATACATGTCTGAAGAGTGTATAGAGAAAGAAAAGGACATCCCCTATCAACGCTTTGCAGAACCTGATGAAATTGCTACCACAGTGCTATTTCTCGTGTCTGATTACGCCCGGTTCTATTGTGGCCAGGTACTGGGTCCCAATGGCGGGTCCGTCATGCCATGA